A stretch of Triticum aestivum cultivar Chinese Spring unplaced genomic scaffold, IWGSC CS RefSeq v2.1 scaffold156910, whole genome shotgun sequence DNA encodes these proteins:
- the LOC123175669 gene encoding pentatricopeptide repeat-containing protein At1g63070, mitochondrial-like has protein sequence MRRAVLGCLRRALLNRHRPLLDPRLSSLACCAKSLDDEEEPSQRSVGDEDRRERFHPVIARAVRTSSWGDARKISFRECVRLYGLPRSIRLFALLMRSFLPRRIREVRCLIQSVVDHCGNAGPELFQLAPMLASNLGGSMTLPQVYATVIRVFVELSMFEDALVTYVEAKKVGVELQVCNFLLKGLVEGNQIMYVRSLFDDMKISGPSPNIYSYSVLMSMYTHGAKLCLEEAQELLSEMEVEGVRPNAATYGTYLYGLCRAKQVKSAWNFLQMLCQRGYPCNSYCFNAVIHGFCHDGQVHKAVEVFDGMKKCGFVPDVHSYSILVDGLCKQGDVLTGYYMLVEMARNGITPNLVSYSSLLHGLCRAGRVELAFELFKRLKDQGFKHDHIVYSIVLHGCCQHLDLEICYDLWNDMVHHNFVPDAYNYSSLIYAYCRHRQLKEALEVFELMICDGICPNVVTCTILVHGFSNEGLIGEAFLFLDKVRQFGVVPNLCTYRVIINGLCKVNKPNDVWGIFADMIKRGYVPDTVLYSIIIDGFVKALDLQEAFRLYYKMVDEGTKPNIFTYTSLINGLCHDDKLPEVMTLFKHMIGEGLTPDRILYTSLIACYCKRSNMKAALEIFREMETEGLSADSFVYTCLIGGFSKVLAMDGAQLFMEEMMNKGLTPTVVTYTDLIIGYFKIGDEKKAMVMYNSMLQAGIAPDAKLSCILGLGNDGDDFADSQEEKDVS, from the coding sequence ATGCGCCGTGCAGTGCTGGGGTGTCTGCGTCGAGCCCTTTTGAACAGACATCGGCCCCTGCTGGATCCACGCCTCTCCTCTCTGGCCTGTTGCGCGAAGAGcttggacgacgaggaggagcccagtcAGCGCTCCGTTGGCGACGAGGATAGACGCGAGCGTTTTCATCCCGTGATCGCACGAGCAGTCCGGACGTCGAGCTGGGGTGATGCCAGGAAGATCAGCTTCAGGGAGTGTGTCAGGCTGTATGGGCTACCCCGGTCGATCAGGCTGTTTGCGTTGCTTATGCGGTCGTTCTTGCCACGGAGGATTAGAGAGGTCCGGTGCCTGATTCAGAGCGTCGTCGACCACTGCGGGAATGCCGGGCCGGAGTTGTTTCAGTTGGCGCCTATGTTGGCTAGCAATTTGGGTGGCTCGATGACGTTGCCACAGGTTTATGCCACAGTCATCCGGGTCTTTGTGGAGCTGTCGATGTTTGAGGATGCTCTTGTCACTTACGTCGAGGCCAAGAAGGTTGGAGTTGAGCTGCAGGTGTGCAACTTCTTGCTGAAGGGTTTGGTTGAGGGGAACCAGATCATGTATGTGAGGAGTTTGTTTGATGATATGAAGATCTCTGGTCCTTCACCAAATATCTACTCTTATTCAGTTTTAATGAGTATGTATACACATGGAGCCAAGTTATGCCTGGAGGAAGCTCAAGAGCTACTTTCTGAAATGGAAGTGGAAGGTGTCAGGCCAAATGCTGCAACCTACGGTACTTACCTCTATGGGCTTTGCCGTGCCAAACAGGTGAAATCTGCATGGAACTTCCTTCAAATGCTGTGTCAGAGAGGCTACCCTTGCAACAGCTATTGTTTCAATGCAGTTATTCATGGTTTCTGCCATGACGGTCAGGTTCACAAGGCCGTAGAAGTGTTTGATGGGATGAAGAAGTGTGGGTTTGTCCCAGATGTTCACAGCTACAGCATATTAGTTGATGGCTTATGCAAACAAGGGGATGTTTTGACAGGCTATTACATGCTCGTTGAGATGGCAAGGAATGGGATCACTCCTAATCTGGTGAGTTATAGTTCGCTTTTGCATGGTCTTTGCAGAGCTGGAAGGGTTGAATTGGCGTTTGAGCTTTTTAAGAGGCTGAAAGATCAAGGGttcaagcatgaccacatagtttACAGCATCGTTCTTCATGGTTGTTGTCAACATCTAGATCTAGAGATTTGCTATGACCTTTGGAATGACATGGTTCATCATAATTTCGTTCCAGATGCTTACAATTACAGCAGTCTGATATATGCATACTGCAGGCATAGGCAACTGAAAGAAGCATTGGAGGTGTTTGAGCTCATGATCTGTGATGGAATATGCCCCAACGTTGTGACCTGCACAATTCTTGTTCACGGCTTCAGCAACGAAGGGCTGATTGGTGAGGCCTTCCTGTTCCTGGATAAAGTACGCCAGTTTGGGGTTGTCCCCAACCTCTGTACATACAGGGTTATCATCAACGGCCTGTGCAAGGTCAATAAACCTAATGACGTGTGGGGTATTTTCGCAGACATGATAAAAAGGGGCTATGTTCCTGATACTGTGCTTTACAGTATTATTATCGATGGTTTTGTGAAAGCTTTGGATCTGCAGGAGGCTTTCAGGTTGTATTATAAAATGGTCGATGAGGGGACAAAGCCTAACATCTTTACATATACTAGCCTCATAAATGGTTTGTGCCATGATGATAAACTTCCTGAAGTTATGACGCTGTTTAAGCATATGATTGGGGAGGGGCTGACACCGGACAGGATCCTGTACACGTCTCTGATTGCGTGCTATTGCAAGCGCTCAAACATGAAGGCCGCCCTGGAGATCTTTAGAGAGATGGAAACAGAGGGTTTGTCAGCAGATTCTTTCGTCTACACCTGTTTAATTGGTGGCTTCAGTAAGGTGCTTGCGATGGATGGTGCACAGTTGTTTATGGAAGAAATGATGAACAAGGGGCTTACACCTACTGTAGTAACTTACACAGATCTCATAATTGGATACTTCAAAATTGGAGATGAGAAAAAAGCTATGGTGATGTACAACAGCATGCTGCAGGCAGGCATTGCACCGGATGCCAAGCTGAGCTGCATATTGGGCCTTGGTAACGATGGGGATGATTTTGCTGATTCTCAGGAAGAAAAGGATGTATCGTAG